In Corynebacterium matruchotii, a single genomic region encodes these proteins:
- a CDS encoding peptidase domain-containing ABC transporter yields MKYQLFLQSRSAECGLACAAMILRRLGIDTDLHRLRTQYEVGRDGMSTTAIRFLLLDFNVPSFQHKGRVRVIGEALKQGKQVMVHVDGDHFCLVESVDSRWVRLADPGRGRVKMSREDAIRKIGRTWWIMPDSGMSTAFRRARLMCRDLRTSPSLRIVKRTLVSRPWLLLGVFALSLTLLAASGGAPLVISALVNSLQGKSAAPTQATALMLAAAIVTFIGLAVGRTLVEALLLKVTSRELSIEGIRRNMGAKLESFSTHSPGEMMYSLGSVSMVSTGLFTNGVTTAFNALTAITLLGVVAFLWPLMALVLVLVFFLLIGVFTLTVAKITQYGSEEASAGGALSSQQLEIIVTMTPIRMTNSMDSFFDKWSVANERFLSATTKKAVWSGIGGATTMALTVFGPLIPLVLSTLFPDSVSDLGAVVASSGLFSVFISAISQVFTGVTGLAGVQASIDRVDDLLHMQQDPIGTEDPGCATPITTHQASYHYPGAAKNSLDKLDFSIRCGTHNTIVGASGSGKSTFARLITGLVQPSSGSIRINGIDVADMSPEARARHIGFAPQENYLVSGTIRDNIAFGRDISDKEIWAALKITQMDSVVRELPLKLSTPVGDMGSAFSGGQRQRFALSRAIAGKPSLLVLDEATSAVDVPTERAITAALRDLNMTLISIAHRPTAAGPDDTVLRFTEDGTIVTESPDYLKNLMESRG; encoded by the coding sequence ATGAAGTACCAATTATTTCTGCAATCGCGCTCCGCCGAATGCGGCCTGGCGTGCGCCGCAATGATCCTGCGTCGGCTGGGCATCGACACCGACCTGCACCGGCTTCGCACCCAATACGAGGTTGGTCGGGACGGCATGTCCACCACCGCCATCCGGTTCCTCCTGCTCGACTTCAATGTCCCATCCTTCCAACACAAAGGGCGGGTCCGGGTCATCGGTGAGGCCCTCAAACAGGGGAAACAGGTTATGGTTCATGTTGACGGTGACCACTTCTGCCTTGTCGAAAGCGTCGACTCCCGATGGGTGCGGCTCGCCGACCCCGGCCGCGGCCGCGTCAAAATGAGCCGCGAGGATGCGATCCGTAAGATCGGTCGCACCTGGTGGATCATGCCCGACTCCGGCATGAGTACCGCCTTCCGGCGTGCCCGACTCATGTGCCGCGACCTGCGCACCTCCCCCTCGCTGCGCATCGTGAAACGAACCCTTGTTTCTCGGCCCTGGCTGCTGCTGGGTGTTTTCGCCCTCAGCCTCACCCTGCTTGCCGCCTCCGGGGGCGCGCCGCTCGTGATCTCTGCACTGGTCAACTCGCTGCAGGGCAAATCCGCCGCCCCCACCCAGGCCACAGCGCTTATGCTGGCGGCGGCGATCGTCACCTTCATTGGCCTGGCGGTGGGCCGAACACTTGTCGAGGCCCTGCTGCTCAAGGTGACCTCCAGGGAACTCAGCATCGAGGGCATCCGCCGCAATATGGGGGCGAAGCTGGAGTCGTTTTCCACGCACTCACCTGGGGAAATGATGTATTCGTTGGGGTCGGTTTCTATGGTTTCCACCGGACTGTTCACCAACGGCGTCACCACCGCGTTTAATGCGCTCACCGCCATCACCCTCCTGGGGGTGGTCGCCTTCCTCTGGCCGCTCATGGCCCTCGTGCTGGTGTTGGTGTTCTTCCTGCTCATCGGGGTTTTCACCCTTACTGTGGCTAAAATCACCCAATACGGTAGTGAGGAGGCGTCTGCCGGTGGCGCCCTTTCCAGCCAACAGCTGGAAATTATTGTCACTATGACGCCCATTCGGATGACTAATAGCATGGATTCCTTCTTTGACAAATGGTCTGTGGCCAACGAACGCTTCCTCAGCGCCACCACGAAGAAGGCCGTGTGGTCTGGCATCGGCGGCGCCACCACCATGGCGTTGACCGTGTTTGGGCCGCTCATTCCCCTGGTGCTGTCCACCCTGTTCCCCGACTCGGTGTCCGACCTGGGGGCCGTCGTTGCCTCCAGCGGACTGTTCTCGGTGTTCATCTCCGCCATCTCCCAGGTGTTTACCGGGGTCACCGGACTGGCCGGCGTGCAGGCTTCCATCGACCGGGTGGATGACCTGCTGCACATGCAACAAGATCCTATTGGCACCGAGGACCCCGGTTGTGCTACCCCCATCACCACCCACCAGGCCTCCTACCATTATCCAGGGGCGGCAAAGAATTCCCTGGACAAACTGGACTTCAGCATCCGGTGCGGAACCCACAACACCATCGTTGGCGCATCAGGCAGCGGCAAGTCCACGTTTGCCCGACTCATTACGGGGTTGGTGCAACCCTCGTCAGGTAGTATTCGAATCAATGGCATAGATGTTGCTGATATGTCACCAGAAGCGCGTGCTCGTCACATTGGCTTTGCCCCCCAGGAAAACTACCTGGTCTCAGGCACAATCCGGGATAATATCGCCTTTGGTCGAGACATTTCCGACAAAGAAATTTGGGCGGCCCTCAAGATCACCCAAATGGACTCCGTTGTGCGGGAACTCCCCCTCAAATTGAGCACCCCCGTTGGTGACATGGGTAGCGCCTTCTCCGGCGGCCAGCGGCAACGGTTCGCCCTCAGTCGAGCAATCGCCGGCAAACCATCGCTCCTTGTGCTGGATGAGGCCACCAGCGCCGTCGACGTGCCAACGGAACGTGCCATCACCGCTGCTCTCCGCGATTTGAATATGACCCTGATCAGCATTGCGCACCGACCCACTGCGGCTGGACCCGATGACACCGTTCTCCGCTTTACCGAGGACGGCACCATCGTCACCGAGTCTCCCGATTATCTCAAAAACTTGATGGAGAGCCGAGGTTAA
- a CDS encoding ATP-binding cassette domain-containing protein — protein MTTATTTATKISVSHLYKRYGSHQVIDDVSFDVQEGQVTLLAGPNGAGKSTLLRMICGLDTIDKGDITIMGRHYSQLSDPKHTIGALLDATWLDTALTAEQNLRVLADLAGIHRRRVANCLEMCGLTSVAGRKVSDFSLGMRQRCGIAAALLGDPDLLILDEPVNGLDPAGMRWLNDLLESHTQAGGTTLLSSHFLADSELIASRVVILGKGKTLWEGSLAELTGGARHTVFASYANDLIASQLHAMYTGLEITPLADGKVQVNVPPEDVSIAARIAEVDLTHLTVSRITLAEAFEQISEGQVEFQ, from the coding sequence ATGACAACTGCAACAACAACTGCAACCAAAATTTCCGTTTCCCATCTGTACAAACGCTACGGATCGCACCAGGTCATTGATGACGTATCATTCGATGTTCAGGAAGGCCAAGTCACCCTGCTTGCCGGGCCAAATGGTGCCGGCAAATCTACCCTCCTGCGCATGATCTGTGGTCTAGACACTATCGACAAGGGCGACATCACCATCATGGGCCGGCACTACAGTCAGCTCTCCGACCCCAAACACACCATTGGGGCGCTTCTCGACGCCACCTGGTTGGATACCGCCCTCACCGCGGAACAAAACCTGCGGGTTCTCGCTGACCTGGCTGGCATCCATCGCCGTAGGGTTGCCAACTGCCTCGAAATGTGTGGGCTCACCAGCGTGGCCGGCCGCAAGGTTTCCGACTTTTCACTGGGCATGCGCCAACGCTGCGGCATTGCTGCTGCCCTGCTGGGGGACCCGGATCTGCTCATCCTGGATGAGCCGGTTAACGGCCTGGACCCGGCCGGCATGCGCTGGCTCAATGACTTGTTGGAATCCCACACTCAGGCCGGGGGGACCACGCTGCTTTCCAGCCATTTTCTTGCCGACTCCGAACTGATTGCCTCCCGGGTAGTCATTTTGGGCAAGGGCAAAACCCTGTGGGAAGGGTCGCTCGCCGAACTCACCGGAGGTGCCCGGCATACTGTGTTTGCTTCCTACGCCAATGATCTCATTGCGTCCCAACTGCATGCGATGTACACGGGCCTGGAGATCACCCCATTGGCCGATGGAAAAGTCCAGGTCAATGTGCCCCCAGAGGATGTGTCTATCGCTGCGCGAATTGCCGAGGTGGATTTGACGCATCTTACGGTTTCCCGTATCACCCTTGCCGAAGCATTCGAACAAATTTCTGAAGGACAGGTTGAATTTCAATGA
- a CDS encoding ABC transporter permease has protein sequence MSTTHSASRITSRTATRSIRRSSVHPAAHPMPHPSKPAHASAFAATQPPLLRALRGEWSQLRFDAAGFYILLFTTVITVAWSAASSNLVIRYGGEDAAPSARAAISGVFQFAMYGLFIWIARYLLREERTGFAKLKLLSLPNRFAIWVAKWVWLTIIAIASMMVMAVLSTAVTLGSLALTDQPWQRFVGASAAEYLKLGVMITIIAVGTVAFGVAVAIFTNNLSSALTMLFMWVLVIEGMLNGADESTRILYSLLPFKNGTRVFENPPMEWFMWNSTVSVGYFLVVTIGLAALAIAFNKSKMTRDE, from the coding sequence ATGAGCACAACTCACTCTGCCTCCCGCATCACTTCCCGCACCGCCACCCGATCCATTCGCCGATCGTCGGTGCATCCGGCGGCCCACCCAATGCCGCACCCGTCGAAGCCTGCGCATGCCTCGGCATTTGCCGCCACCCAGCCTCCACTGTTGCGTGCCCTGCGTGGAGAATGGTCCCAGCTAAGATTTGATGCCGCCGGCTTCTACATTCTTCTGTTCACCACTGTGATTACGGTGGCTTGGTCGGCGGCCTCAAGTAATTTGGTGATCCGCTATGGTGGTGAGGATGCCGCCCCCTCGGCGCGGGCCGCCATCAGCGGAGTATTCCAATTCGCCATGTACGGCCTGTTCATTTGGATTGCCCGCTACCTGCTGCGTGAGGAACGCACCGGGTTTGCCAAGCTGAAACTGTTAAGCCTGCCCAATAGGTTTGCGATCTGGGTGGCCAAATGGGTGTGGTTAACCATCATTGCTATCGCATCCATGATGGTCATGGCAGTGTTATCCACCGCGGTCACGTTGGGCAGCCTGGCACTTACCGATCAGCCGTGGCAGCGGTTCGTTGGCGCGAGCGCCGCGGAGTACCTGAAGCTGGGCGTGATGATTACGATCATTGCCGTTGGCACTGTTGCGTTCGGGGTTGCGGTGGCCATTTTCACCAATAACTTGTCTTCCGCGCTCACCATGTTGTTCATGTGGGTGTTGGTGATTGAGGGCATGCTGAATGGCGCGGACGAATCCACCCGGATTCTTTATAGCCTGCTTCCGTTCAAGAACGGCACACGGGTGTTCGAAAATCCGCCGATGGAATGGTTCATGTGGAATTCCACCGTAAGCGTTGGGTACTTCTTGGTGGTGACGATTGGCTTGGCAGCGCTGGCTATCGCTTTCAATAAGTCCAAGATGACCCGGGACGAGTAG
- a CDS encoding DUF4135 domain-containing protein: protein MTLERAIADKLLARLRSVAGPVRDIPPERFVSEVRNRTADFLTQIPIELRRAASDAVSDCLGRIIAGNLSRADFAAAMHDQLLKIDEVGEWPQSEVVADAAGGQWRNVVAQIAGRWYNDLAVASKYRVRSNSALAIRLVMAHRHVGAAAARLEQRIAEELPDTPNRVVLGLGDAHSRQQTVARVEFADRQLIYRPHSMATDQVIADICRLVGAPEPPHAFDMGDHGWSEFLTAGPGVTDEAEFYAAVGAWAAVGYLFNANDLHNENFITVGNTPRLIDLETFFQPEFSFLMAPNNRRWANSVLPMGVLPYRIGYGPDSIDVGLVRSRPTPGARHPFPSFMVRTLDDGSRTFIKEDTLPADPEGTVFLGTTIPEIDRVKDQVKSAFIDTAQRIVDKLDEVQQIVAAARGIRTRVVLTPTFRYAQVLATAGHPAIADDPFLFTLACAQISLWGNDGVWRSEWAGLMNDEIPLFTMGMTDTEVVLGDGAPLPFPQEKPVASASPAAHLESKLADATASGLAEQCRWLETSFVGRYPENRIHAATDSARNMSHPRSKLVSHIVDMVLQAAGANDEAVFGTDFLSATVGEEFDRNWQVGPSNDDFYGGSAGTLYFLAHLMQHSYRQWVPSDQIEQLLEKAVAGMVTATTPEPPRADYPTGLCTGSSGLLLTAVACGDAIGWVSGGREHIARQCANGAIAVATHARNANLDDINVDAINGLASQLRAYAEIAEYLPEVRPNLRELARVTRRVTRKWLRNYPESPDDAGYAHSTAGVLDAYLAASHLCGATVDTVLVEQQVQAILAAIHATGNVSQGWCHGMAGFGFLAAHLCDHIDTRAAGESLLSAIRPGLLAPVDHLGLSVCHGVAGLAESLMSLYTATGDEEILDRARYLIDEAIPADLVEDGLTKENYSVSLMCGVAGVGQLLLSAPIVAAPWHPVERMNVLWQKTA from the coding sequence ATGACTCTCGAACGTGCAATCGCCGATAAGCTCCTTGCTCGCCTGCGGTCCGTCGCCGGGCCAGTACGGGATATTCCCCCAGAACGTTTCGTTTCAGAAGTGCGCAATCGAACGGCGGACTTTTTGACTCAGATTCCTATTGAACTCCGGCGGGCAGCTTCCGATGCCGTGTCCGACTGTTTGGGGCGCATCATTGCTGGCAATCTGTCGCGCGCCGACTTCGCCGCAGCCATGCACGACCAATTGCTGAAAATCGACGAGGTGGGGGAGTGGCCGCAGAGCGAGGTGGTGGCGGATGCCGCAGGCGGGCAATGGCGCAATGTGGTGGCCCAGATTGCCGGCCGCTGGTACAACGACCTAGCAGTCGCCTCCAAATATCGGGTTCGTAGCAATTCGGCGTTGGCGATTCGGCTGGTGATGGCCCACCGGCATGTTGGTGCGGCCGCGGCCCGCCTGGAGCAGCGCATCGCCGAAGAACTGCCGGACACCCCAAACCGGGTGGTTTTAGGATTGGGGGATGCCCATTCGCGGCAGCAGACTGTTGCCCGCGTGGAATTCGCGGATCGTCAGCTCATCTACCGGCCCCACTCCATGGCCACCGACCAGGTTATTGCTGACATTTGTCGGCTGGTGGGTGCGCCCGAACCGCCGCACGCCTTCGACATGGGGGATCATGGGTGGAGCGAGTTTTTGACCGCCGGACCGGGCGTGACCGATGAGGCCGAGTTTTATGCCGCTGTCGGCGCCTGGGCGGCCGTGGGCTATCTGTTTAATGCCAACGACTTGCACAATGAAAACTTCATTACGGTTGGCAACACTCCGCGGCTCATCGACCTGGAAACATTCTTCCAGCCCGAGTTTTCGTTCCTGATGGCGCCCAATAATCGTCGGTGGGCCAACTCGGTGCTGCCGATGGGGGTGCTGCCGTATCGGATCGGCTACGGTCCCGATTCGATTGATGTGGGTCTGGTTCGCAGCCGCCCCACCCCTGGGGCCCGGCATCCGTTCCCCTCGTTTATGGTGCGCACGCTTGACGACGGCTCCCGCACCTTCATCAAGGAGGACACCCTGCCCGCCGACCCGGAGGGCACGGTGTTCCTGGGCACCACCATCCCCGAGATTGATCGGGTGAAAGACCAGGTGAAATCGGCCTTTATCGACACCGCACAGCGAATCGTCGACAAGCTCGATGAGGTGCAGCAGATCGTGGCTGCGGCGCGGGGGATTCGTACCCGGGTGGTGCTCACGCCGACATTCCGGTACGCGCAGGTGCTTGCCACCGCCGGGCATCCTGCCATTGCGGACGACCCGTTCCTGTTCACGCTAGCCTGTGCGCAAATCAGCCTGTGGGGGAACGATGGCGTGTGGCGGTCGGAGTGGGCCGGCCTCATGAACGACGAGATTCCCCTGTTCACCATGGGCATGACGGATACGGAGGTGGTCCTGGGGGACGGTGCGCCGCTGCCGTTCCCCCAGGAAAAACCGGTGGCATCGGCGTCCCCGGCGGCACACCTGGAGTCGAAGCTTGCCGACGCCACCGCCAGTGGGCTAGCCGAACAGTGCCGGTGGCTCGAAACGTCGTTCGTGGGCCGCTACCCGGAGAACCGCATCCACGCTGCTACCGACAGTGCCCGCAACATGTCGCATCCCCGTTCGAAACTCGTGTCCCACATTGTCGACATGGTGTTGCAGGCCGCTGGCGCGAACGATGAGGCCGTGTTCGGCACCGATTTCTTGAGCGCCACGGTGGGGGAGGAATTCGACCGAAACTGGCAGGTCGGGCCGAGCAACGACGACTTCTATGGGGGAAGCGCCGGCACCCTGTACTTCCTGGCGCACCTCATGCAGCACTCCTACCGGCAATGGGTGCCTAGCGACCAAATCGAACAATTACTCGAAAAAGCGGTTGCGGGCATGGTTACTGCCACCACTCCGGAGCCGCCCCGAGCCGACTATCCTACCGGGCTCTGCACCGGCAGCAGCGGTCTGTTGCTGACCGCTGTGGCCTGCGGCGATGCCATTGGTTGGGTGTCCGGCGGGCGGGAACACATTGCCCGCCAGTGCGCCAATGGCGCGATCGCGGTGGCAACCCACGCCCGGAACGCCAACCTGGACGACATCAACGTGGATGCGATCAATGGGCTGGCCAGCCAGCTGCGCGCCTACGCCGAAATCGCCGAATACCTTCCGGAGGTTCGGCCCAACCTGCGGGAACTCGCCCGCGTCACCAGGCGAGTGACCCGAAAATGGTTACGCAACTATCCGGAGTCCCCCGACGATGCCGGCTACGCCCATTCGACCGCCGGCGTCCTTGACGCCTACCTTGCGGCCAGCCACCTGTGTGGGGCCACCGTGGACACAGTCCTGGTCGAGCAGCAGGTTCAGGCTATCCTTGCGGCCATTCATGCCACCGGGAACGTTTCCCAGGGCTGGTGTCACGGTATGGCCGGGTTCGGGTTCCTGGCCGCACACTTGTGCGATCACATCGACACCCGGGCGGCTGGCGAGTCGCTGCTGAGCGCCATTCGGCCTGGACTACTAGCACCAGTCGACCACCTGGGGCTGTCGGTGTGCCATGGGGTTGCCGGCCTCGCCGAATCGCTGATGAGCCTGTACACGGCGACCGGCGATGAGGAAATCTTGGACCGAGCCCGATATCTCATCGACGAGGCAATTCCCGCCGACCTGGTGGAGGACGGGCTGACCAAAGAAAACTATTCCGTCAGCCTCATGTGTGGGGTAGCCGGGGTAGGCCAGCTGCTCCTGTCCGCCCCGATCGTGGCTGCCCCCTGGCACCCCGTCGAACGAATGAATGTTCTATGGCAGAAGACCGCGTGA
- the dnaJ gene encoding molecular chaperone DnaJ, with the protein MAAKNEWVDKDYYADLGVTSSASDADIKKAYRKLARENHPDSHPGDAIREEKFKKVAEAYDVVGDPTRRKEYDEFKEMLRVGGGFRGGGQSFQDFSDIFGGGRSTGGFSDIFGGSWGATRRSARPTRGSDVETEITLDFREAAKGTTLPVQLTGDAPCAACHGSGSRTGATSACKNCNGTGYVTENRGAFAFSAPCPDCDGTGKVITDPCPDCRGTGTVRRSRSITVRIPAGVVDGQKVRLAGQGEAGPHGTPAGDLFVTVHVRPDKVFTRDGDNLEVEVPVSFGELALGGTVSVPTLEKPVRVRIPAGTPDGRVLRVRGRGVPKRDGSFGDLYVKVKIRVPKDLTDDAKDALRNYMEAEKHMGFDPRATWAGNES; encoded by the coding sequence TTGGCCGCCAAGAATGAATGGGTAGACAAAGATTACTATGCTGACCTTGGTGTTACATCTAGCGCCTCGGATGCAGACATTAAGAAGGCCTATCGGAAACTCGCGCGCGAAAACCACCCGGATTCCCACCCGGGCGACGCGATCCGGGAGGAGAAATTTAAAAAGGTCGCTGAAGCCTATGACGTCGTGGGCGATCCGACCCGTCGGAAAGAATACGACGAGTTTAAGGAGATGCTGCGTGTCGGCGGTGGGTTTCGCGGCGGCGGCCAATCCTTTCAAGACTTCTCGGATATTTTTGGAGGAGGTCGTTCTACCGGCGGTTTTAGTGACATCTTCGGCGGTTCTTGGGGTGCTACTCGCCGATCGGCTCGGCCGACGCGGGGGTCCGACGTGGAGACGGAAATTACGCTAGATTTCCGCGAGGCAGCCAAAGGCACCACACTACCGGTCCAACTCACCGGCGACGCCCCCTGCGCCGCCTGCCACGGCTCCGGGTCCCGCACCGGTGCCACCAGCGCCTGCAAAAATTGCAACGGCACCGGGTACGTTACCGAAAACCGGGGCGCCTTCGCGTTCTCGGCACCCTGCCCAGACTGCGATGGCACCGGCAAAGTCATCACCGACCCCTGCCCGGATTGCCGCGGCACCGGTACGGTACGACGCTCCCGATCCATCACCGTGCGTATCCCTGCCGGCGTGGTTGATGGGCAGAAAGTACGGCTTGCCGGTCAAGGCGAAGCTGGCCCCCACGGCACGCCCGCCGGCGATCTATTCGTCACAGTTCACGTCCGACCCGACAAAGTATTCACCCGGGACGGCGACAACCTGGAGGTAGAGGTGCCGGTCTCGTTCGGCGAACTAGCGCTCGGCGGCACCGTGAGCGTGCCCACCCTGGAAAAACCGGTGCGGGTACGCATCCCTGCCGGCACCCCCGACGGCCGGGTGCTGCGGGTTCGGGGTCGGGGCGTCCCCAAACGCGATGGTAGCTTCGGCGACCTCTACGTCAAGGTGAAGATACGGGTGCCCAAGGACCTGACCGATGATGCGAAAGATGCACTTCGCAACTACATGGAGGCGGAGAAACACATGGGATTCGACCCCCGTGCCACCTGGGCCGGAAATGAGTCATGA
- a CDS encoding heat shock protein transcriptional repressor HspR, translated as MSKNKNQESMGEVFVISVAAELAGMHAQTLRTYDRMGLVTPQRTSGGGRRYSREDVELLRTVQRLSQEDGVNLAGIKAIIQLKKENEELRTKLQEARAENEVLKHNRHRGEIVHVPRSTAVVMWESRRGSRRKKQS; from the coding sequence ATGTCCAAAAACAAAAACCAAGAGTCTATGGGCGAGGTTTTTGTGATCTCGGTTGCGGCTGAGTTAGCTGGCATGCACGCCCAGACTCTCAGAACATACGATCGAATGGGGTTGGTGACCCCCCAACGAACCAGCGGGGGTGGCCGCCGCTACTCCCGTGAGGATGTCGAGCTGCTCCGCACCGTGCAGCGGCTCAGCCAGGAAGACGGCGTCAACCTCGCTGGCATTAAGGCCATCATCCAACTCAAGAAAGAAAACGAAGAACTCCGCACCAAACTGCAGGAGGCTCGCGCCGAAAACGAGGTACTCAAACACAACCGGCATCGCGGCGAAATTGTGCACGTTCCCCGCTCCACCGCGGTAGTGATGTGGGAGTCTCGGCGGGGGTCGAGGCGCAAAAAGCAAAGCTAG
- a CDS encoding alpha/beta hydrolase — MFPLKSEELFAAAAEHQKFAQAATTAMNSQQQGWEAVFADSLSGPGFDAGRRTLGTLVADYASQAQKSADLAQVLYQTGLAQRDLEKAAEKVRQGARSLLSAALHHGAILGDKAIDSLPICYQILMFLHGISLILDKTCAHQIGCIAVEHNDPHGVYLGDDLSLTPEQLNAQAFEHIRPEVRPLVDDPHIAGQDDHTGRKKPQAIQVINGKAALIFGDPTQAKTIVTVVQGVTSSNPDTIVTNVANVSDFYEDLNRGKGDVAVVMYDYAAPKGIFSGIHPGYAHKAANDYQSYKKALRAKYPDAQLMDVGHSYGSVLLGTAAQRPGGLETDVLIDAGSPGMNTRSTRNLHLNSSNPEVISSLNDADPARMLHTPDLGVHGPDPTDKLFGATEVWTGTGGHDYLTNPDFRAHMRDKLATYHR; from the coding sequence ATGTTCCCGCTGAAATCCGAGGAGTTATTTGCCGCAGCAGCGGAGCACCAGAAGTTCGCGCAGGCCGCGACGACGGCTATGAACAGTCAACAGCAGGGGTGGGAAGCAGTGTTTGCCGACTCCCTGTCCGGCCCGGGTTTCGACGCCGGCCGGCGAACCCTGGGAACGCTGGTGGCGGACTATGCGTCGCAGGCACAGAAATCGGCCGACCTGGCCCAGGTGTTGTACCAGACGGGGCTCGCCCAACGGGATCTCGAAAAAGCAGCCGAGAAGGTGAGGCAGGGAGCGAGATCCTTGCTATCGGCAGCTCTTCACCACGGCGCTATCCTTGGCGACAAGGCCATCGACTCGCTTCCAATCTGCTACCAAATTCTTATGTTTCTGCACGGCATCAGTTTGATATTGGACAAGACGTGCGCCCACCAGATCGGTTGTATTGCGGTCGAGCATAATGATCCCCACGGCGTGTACCTGGGGGACGATCTCAGCCTCACCCCGGAACAACTCAACGCCCAAGCGTTCGAACATATTCGGCCCGAGGTGCGCCCATTGGTGGACGACCCCCACATTGCTGGCCAGGATGACCACACGGGGAGAAAGAAACCCCAGGCCATACAGGTTATCAACGGTAAGGCGGCGCTGATTTTCGGCGACCCCACCCAGGCGAAAACGATCGTGACCGTGGTCCAGGGGGTGACGTCCTCCAACCCGGACACGATCGTCACCAACGTGGCCAATGTGTCGGATTTTTACGAGGACCTCAACCGGGGCAAGGGCGATGTGGCGGTGGTCATGTACGACTATGCGGCGCCAAAAGGCATCTTCAGCGGCATCCATCCCGGATACGCGCACAAGGCCGCCAACGATTACCAAAGCTACAAGAAAGCACTCCGCGCAAAATACCCAGACGCCCAGCTCATGGACGTGGGGCACAGCTACGGGTCGGTGCTGCTCGGCACCGCGGCACAACGACCGGGTGGGTTGGAAACCGATGTGCTTATCGACGCAGGCAGTCCCGGGATGAATACCCGATCGACGCGGAACCTTCATCTCAATAGCAGCAACCCCGAAGTGATCTCCTCCCTCAACGACGCCGACCCGGCCCGGATGCTGCACACTCCCGACCTTGGGGTGCACGGCCCGGATCCGACCGACAAACTATTCGGTGCGACGGAGGTGTGGACGGGCACCGGCGGCCACGACTATCTGACCAACCCGGATTTTCGGGCCCACATGCGGGACAAACTCGCCACATATCACCGGTAA